A DNA window from Natronosalvus rutilus contains the following coding sequences:
- a CDS encoding DEAD/DEAH box helicase: MDSPRQTLDGALDRANEIIWWNRSLTKLNQFDQFGNAKAFVDDQLVEQKGPYVEYVRTPKSHTQSAEAFLSELNYDPSAINAVANVLFDGDPTLPLYQHQAEMIKAIEGDENDNILAVPTATGKTESFFIPLLNDCIQIDKDGLKGIIIYPMKTLEVDQLNRFIKYLDAVNRDRPAGEKIKIGIWDGDTDNTVGDQPNEVEPGSPIRGLVCPRTKEKLRVFDDYRVGTDTEEYSWIRVTRNGIRADNQSQSVDILITNPEALDFLYVNDRRDSRNIIGENPGEHPLQHIVYDEAHVWSGIKGAAISLLSQRLKHFYEDSDPQISMVSATVKNPPELASKLTRTPMEEINSVGFTPEPLPSGGTADFTKIHPCTLDEIVATLYVVSKGEYTVNAFEAKFPKMASARATLAAVNLLTIRSNAISIPSEVRSWLVSPILEEVDSLKESYPQAETGLDVIENQETLDLVTETLLDSNGLTARWRQHIERHVPEVAELASKLEGDTGEVRFRRYDGLLADVRSELDESQDPELVLNTLLLFGRLAGLLTDKYHVFLQPPSNAYWCRDCSAVRRQKACPSCHSNLPELEFCRECHYPYVVENEEDGGRPLEHPTASLCPGCEKTHNTQDINVPTSTLLTFMLTELCRLAPSKKTLVFSDSRSTSESVARNIRDQEYLLMAETLYVKHLVENKGTKETTQLFYDIRDELREVYYEPLISNAPDGSNVEDYLNDLLSSIRNNASLHNCNHLLNAALVTPETIFQSYSGRELALAHVVYRTFAQDPGYKFTRDGRKIQGWSFERLESRIHRNYRFEEEFVQQSLPRILDDLNEVNAIRARTDDEVHEELQNQSGNAPVETTKAYLEKQQAVLDQVDVFKGEIGSGVFKRELQNDESRLRLVPSVAYCLNCYTAMPAKQMDTDIGINCPKCRQATDVYDRFEVREGEYVGKGYADIDTGWDYAVDHWGHDISSPFTENEELEPVVVGQHKGDMPAALRGSIEEGFRQPDPEINIVSATPTMELGVDIGTLDTVTQVGIPPTLTNYVQRSGRTGRSQGSASLVTTAVRSSNPVDTHYFANLDAFFSSYDPVRVPNPVEFDELLAGQIVTEAVGYLARNQGGKSVLDKVYQLTESTSSPRNFSTNVLKRLVTLRRYIKEERPDVKDWVVEAFGPEASPIFDEVFSTDSRYSMKQRGERTFGEMEGLDVSGKSAETLSSNLNRLDLWLKELGYLANYRSFGGQFPVNYRSSRQADIQFEGSGRLFEMFPGPENDRGGEVVYLGTKYIVDDVKARERLTRVGLCTNEECERPYGAYKESRGICPLCGEELERTAVHRIGSVQCRSAAPFEQDYRTYPIVTTYLEEIRSTADREVTEATLFGLDCSLISSQFETLSFVPAFERAHNRGSDLQLVESQGVIDVENEDEANFDDMDLDDLIEESSSEQYAPVGQQMRTNGIKLEFDLEPIEERYQQFASTEPTASWSQAMVSLEQAFAKTIAVIAQCDLGDFDVKAVKTDSSLDFYVTDGREGGNGISWQVSQAIIESNELEKRVREVGNCDECNQFCNQCLLLERTPGFYLKNDLLHRKMLLALLEAQQ, translated from the coding sequence ATGGATTCACCTCGTCAAACGTTAGACGGCGCCCTTGACCGTGCAAACGAAATTATCTGGTGGAACCGCTCTCTCACAAAGCTGAACCAATTCGACCAGTTCGGAAATGCAAAAGCCTTTGTCGACGATCAACTGGTTGAGCAGAAAGGGCCATACGTCGAGTACGTTCGAACCCCGAAATCACATACTCAATCCGCTGAAGCATTCCTATCCGAGTTGAACTACGATCCATCGGCTATCAATGCGGTCGCTAATGTTCTATTCGATGGCGATCCCACACTCCCGCTATATCAACACCAGGCAGAGATGATCAAGGCGATCGAAGGAGACGAGAATGACAATATCCTCGCGGTACCAACAGCGACCGGGAAGACGGAATCGTTCTTTATCCCATTACTCAACGATTGTATTCAAATCGACAAAGATGGGCTCAAAGGCATCATCATCTATCCAATGAAGACGCTTGAGGTCGACCAACTGAACAGATTTATCAAGTATCTTGATGCAGTCAATCGAGATCGGCCGGCCGGAGAGAAGATCAAAATTGGAATCTGGGATGGTGATACCGACAACACTGTTGGGGATCAACCAAACGAAGTTGAGCCAGGATCCCCGATTCGTGGGCTTGTCTGTCCACGAACCAAGGAAAAACTCCGTGTGTTCGACGACTACCGAGTCGGTACCGATACCGAGGAGTATTCGTGGATAAGAGTTACTCGGAATGGCATCCGAGCAGATAACCAGAGTCAGAGTGTCGATATTCTGATTACGAATCCAGAAGCGCTCGATTTCCTCTACGTGAACGACCGCCGTGACTCGCGGAACATCATCGGCGAAAATCCAGGAGAGCACCCGCTTCAGCACATTGTATACGATGAGGCACACGTATGGAGTGGGATCAAAGGTGCCGCAATTTCACTTCTATCACAACGATTGAAGCACTTTTACGAGGATAGCGATCCGCAAATCTCAATGGTATCTGCAACCGTTAAGAACCCTCCCGAGCTTGCTAGCAAATTGACAAGAACCCCAATGGAAGAAATCAACTCGGTTGGATTCACTCCCGAGCCGCTTCCATCAGGTGGAACGGCTGACTTTACTAAAATTCATCCATGCACGTTAGACGAAATCGTGGCGACGCTCTACGTCGTCTCTAAAGGAGAGTACACAGTGAATGCGTTTGAGGCAAAGTTTCCTAAAATGGCCAGCGCACGGGCAACGCTGGCGGCGGTCAATCTTCTGACGATACGATCGAACGCTATATCGATCCCATCAGAGGTTCGATCGTGGCTCGTCAGCCCCATTTTAGAGGAAGTGGACTCCTTAAAAGAGTCGTACCCACAGGCCGAAACAGGGCTGGACGTAATCGAGAATCAAGAGACACTGGATCTGGTGACGGAGACACTATTGGATTCAAATGGTCTCACGGCCCGATGGCGCCAGCATATCGAACGACACGTCCCAGAGGTTGCCGAACTTGCGTCGAAACTCGAAGGGGACACTGGAGAGGTCAGATTTAGACGATACGATGGGTTACTTGCAGATGTTCGGTCGGAGTTGGACGAGTCGCAGGATCCTGAGTTAGTACTCAATACCCTGCTGTTGTTCGGCCGGTTAGCCGGATTATTGACCGATAAGTACCACGTCTTCTTACAACCGCCGTCGAATGCATATTGGTGTCGAGATTGTAGTGCTGTTAGAAGACAGAAGGCGTGCCCGTCATGTCACTCGAATCTGCCGGAACTGGAATTCTGTCGAGAATGCCACTATCCCTACGTCGTTGAAAATGAGGAAGATGGGGGTCGACCACTCGAGCATCCAACTGCATCCCTCTGTCCGGGTTGTGAAAAAACGCATAACACGCAGGACATTAACGTCCCAACGTCGACGCTGCTCACGTTCATGCTTACCGAACTTTGCCGGTTAGCACCCTCAAAGAAAACGCTTGTATTCTCGGACTCGCGAAGTACCTCCGAAAGCGTTGCAAGGAACATCCGAGACCAGGAGTACCTCCTGATGGCGGAGACGCTGTACGTGAAACACCTCGTGGAGAACAAGGGTACCAAGGAGACAACCCAGTTGTTCTACGATATCCGTGACGAACTTCGAGAGGTCTACTACGAACCCCTCATCTCGAATGCACCAGATGGTTCCAATGTAGAGGATTATTTGAATGACTTGTTGAGTTCGATTCGGAATAACGCGTCACTTCACAATTGTAACCATCTTCTAAATGCAGCACTCGTGACACCGGAGACGATCTTCCAGTCGTATTCGGGTAGGGAACTGGCGCTTGCTCACGTGGTCTACCGTACCTTCGCGCAGGATCCAGGATACAAATTTACTCGAGACGGGAGAAAGATTCAAGGATGGTCGTTCGAACGACTGGAATCGAGAATCCACCGGAACTACCGATTCGAAGAAGAATTTGTTCAGCAGTCTCTCCCGAGGATATTGGACGACCTCAATGAAGTGAACGCTATTCGCGCCCGAACCGACGACGAGGTTCACGAAGAACTCCAAAATCAATCCGGAAATGCGCCCGTGGAGACGACGAAGGCGTATCTTGAAAAACAGCAGGCGGTTTTAGACCAGGTTGACGTTTTCAAGGGGGAGATTGGAAGTGGTGTGTTCAAGCGAGAGTTGCAGAACGACGAGTCCCGACTTCGTCTGGTACCTTCCGTCGCGTACTGTCTAAACTGTTATACGGCGATGCCTGCAAAGCAGATGGATACCGACATCGGTATCAACTGTCCCAAGTGCCGGCAGGCGACCGATGTATACGACCGGTTCGAGGTTAGGGAGGGAGAATACGTCGGAAAAGGATATGCCGATATTGATACTGGATGGGACTACGCGGTCGATCACTGGGGGCACGATATTTCCTCACCATTCACGGAAAACGAGGAATTGGAGCCGGTCGTCGTCGGTCAACACAAGGGTGATATGCCAGCTGCACTCAGAGGATCAATCGAAGAGGGATTTCGGCAACCGGATCCAGAGATAAACATCGTCAGTGCGACCCCAACGATGGAATTGGGTGTCGACATCGGAACGCTCGATACGGTGACACAGGTCGGAATCCCGCCTACACTGACGAACTACGTACAGCGAAGCGGTCGGACTGGCCGATCTCAGGGGAGTGCGTCACTCGTTACAACCGCAGTACGATCATCGAACCCAGTAGATACGCATTACTTCGCGAACCTGGATGCTTTTTTCTCCTCGTATGATCCGGTGAGAGTTCCGAATCCAGTTGAGTTCGACGAACTTCTCGCTGGGCAAATCGTCACAGAAGCAGTTGGATATCTGGCGCGGAATCAAGGGGGCAAGTCAGTCCTCGATAAAGTGTATCAACTGACGGAATCGACGAGCAGCCCAAGAAATTTCAGCACTAACGTTCTGAAACGACTCGTTACGCTTCGCAGATACATCAAGGAAGAACGCCCCGATGTAAAAGACTGGGTTGTGGAAGCGTTCGGTCCAGAAGCAAGCCCCATTTTTGACGAAGTGTTCAGCACCGACAGTCGATACAGCATGAAGCAGCGTGGTGAACGGACGTTTGGCGAGATGGAGGGATTAGATGTATCGGGAAAATCCGCGGAAACCCTCTCCTCCAATCTCAATCGACTCGATCTCTGGTTGAAGGAATTAGGCTATCTCGCGAACTACCGATCCTTTGGAGGCCAATTCCCAGTCAATTACCGAAGCAGCAGACAAGCTGATATCCAATTCGAGGGGAGTGGCCGTCTCTTCGAGATGTTTCCAGGTCCAGAAAACGATCGGGGAGGTGAGGTTGTCTATTTGGGCACGAAATACATAGTCGATGACGTCAAAGCCCGAGAACGATTAACGAGAGTCGGGCTCTGCACAAACGAAGAATGTGAGCGCCCATACGGAGCATACAAAGAAAGCCGGGGGATATGTCCGCTGTGTGGAGAGGAGTTGGAACGTACAGCCGTCCATCGAATCGGATCCGTGCAGTGCCGGTCGGCCGCTCCTTTCGAACAAGACTATCGCACGTATCCCATCGTGACCACGTATCTCGAGGAGATTCGATCGACCGCGGATCGTGAAGTCACGGAGGCGACGCTATTCGGGTTGGACTGTTCGCTGATCTCATCGCAGTTTGAAACGCTTTCGTTTGTGCCAGCCTTCGAACGCGCCCACAATCGCGGGAGTGACCTGCAATTGGTCGAGTCACAGGGAGTTATCGATGTTGAAAATGAAGACGAGGCGAATTTCGACGATATGGATCTTGACGACCTGATTGAAGAGTCAAGTTCTGAGCAGTATGCACCAGTAGGTCAACAAATGCGGACGAATGGGATCAAATTGGAGTTTGATTTGGAACCGATCGAAGAACGATACCAACAATTTGCCAGTACAGAACCCACGGCATCGTGGTCACAAGCCATGGTGAGTCTGGAACAAGCATTCGCTAAAACGATCGCGGTAATCGCCCAATGTGACCTTGGGGACTTTGATGTGAAGGCCGTGAAGACAGATTCGTCGCTGGATTTCTACGTGACCGACGGGCGAGAGGGTGGAAACGGCATCTCGTGGCAAGTCTCACAGGCGATCATTGAATCGAACGAACTCGAAAAGCGGGTGCGAGAAGTTGGCAACTGTGATGAATGTAATCAATTCTGTAACCAGTGTCTACTCTTAGAACGGACGCCCGGTTTCTACCTTAAAAACGACCTCCTCCACCGGAAGATGCTCCTCGCTCTATTGGAAGCGCAACAATAA
- a CDS encoding AAA family ATPase has product MSGSDDVIGFKKIDKLLTRFEDVWNEGGYKQEADTSVGWETWKWDYHEYIQTEFLDEFEITELDSEDIEQLLAVLNEPVSIDSRIPVYMLGGGANGGIAWRDFKEISRDNPTVTAEILSFFFDPSEDIVERLETFHEHYDAIETAPGSLLALATCLLMFVHPDRHVHYKWTEMREFFDEFAGYTVRQGFNKSQYRQLNEACEQIRKQLIGRVEDASMLHVQTMIWSWEELLSLDDLLSRVDSESDPEIGGEDTKRYFWVNSEATNWHREGQQTFYSLTNEKGGDRRNLTAYRNASSGDEVLVYQISPTRQIVGRGHVAEGVHEEARNESEETIEGITLQWDKSLDGASWSEIQSDGELESSRLVNSGNSFVVTELTEQEFERILKLSEKTTFADYEEDLSVPESEIRVERKNLHFPDEEWERIRSRIYQALESGNHVLLFGPPGTGKTKLAKQICEGTVNEKYELVTASADWSTFDTVGGYQTTSENTLEFKPGVVLDRFKNEKDGAPTNEWLIIDELNRADIDKAFGSLFSALTGETVTLPFNGSDGEPIQILDASRSDQEIGPSRFYIPNDWQMLATMNTLDKTSLYEMSYAFMRRWAFVPVGVPELPPQEDGDDAALQALVGEYVSVWSETSDIPEVEDHYELVGRIWRAINEERVIGPAIIEDIYTHVATASSRDTADYVSPLIMYVFPQLEGLRRNELERLLGRLESIVSGDTEELWTVARDFFQMDLQQNNEG; this is encoded by the coding sequence ATGAGTGGATCCGATGACGTGATTGGGTTTAAAAAGATTGACAAACTGCTCACACGGTTCGAAGACGTGTGGAACGAGGGAGGATACAAGCAAGAGGCGGACACATCCGTAGGTTGGGAAACGTGGAAGTGGGACTATCACGAGTATATACAAACCGAATTTTTAGATGAGTTCGAAATTACGGAATTAGATTCAGAAGACATTGAGCAATTACTTGCCGTTCTCAATGAGCCAGTGAGTATTGACAGTCGGATTCCGGTGTATATGCTTGGTGGCGGTGCCAACGGCGGAATTGCGTGGAGGGACTTCAAAGAAATCTCTCGGGATAATCCAACTGTAACAGCCGAGATACTCTCGTTCTTTTTTGATCCCAGTGAGGATATCGTGGAGAGGCTCGAAACTTTTCATGAGCACTATGATGCCATTGAAACGGCCCCAGGTTCTCTTCTCGCGCTCGCAACGTGCCTGCTGATGTTCGTTCATCCAGATCGGCACGTTCACTATAAATGGACGGAAATGCGGGAGTTTTTCGACGAGTTTGCGGGATACACGGTTCGACAAGGTTTCAACAAGAGCCAGTATCGGCAATTGAACGAGGCCTGCGAGCAAATCCGAAAACAACTCATTGGACGGGTGGAGGATGCCTCGATGCTTCATGTCCAGACGATGATCTGGAGTTGGGAGGAACTGCTTTCACTGGATGATCTGTTGTCCCGGGTTGATTCGGAGAGTGACCCGGAGATAGGAGGCGAGGATACAAAGCGCTACTTTTGGGTGAATTCCGAAGCGACAAACTGGCATCGAGAAGGTCAACAAACGTTCTACAGTCTAACGAACGAGAAAGGAGGTGACCGTAGGAACCTGACGGCGTATCGGAACGCTAGTTCCGGCGATGAGGTTCTAGTGTATCAGATCTCGCCAACGAGGCAGATTGTGGGTCGAGGCCACGTTGCAGAAGGAGTACACGAAGAAGCTAGAAATGAGAGTGAGGAAACGATTGAGGGGATCACGCTTCAGTGGGACAAATCGTTAGATGGGGCGAGTTGGAGTGAAATACAATCTGATGGCGAACTAGAATCCAGCAGACTCGTCAATTCCGGGAATAGTTTTGTCGTCACAGAACTCACTGAACAGGAGTTCGAGCGTATTCTGAAGTTGAGCGAGAAAACAACGTTTGCGGACTACGAGGAGGACTTGTCAGTCCCGGAATCGGAGATCAGAGTTGAGCGAAAGAACCTGCATTTCCCGGACGAGGAGTGGGAACGCATTCGCTCTCGAATATACCAAGCGCTGGAGTCCGGGAATCACGTTCTCCTCTTCGGCCCACCTGGAACGGGAAAGACGAAATTGGCCAAGCAGATATGTGAGGGGACGGTTAACGAGAAGTACGAACTCGTCACGGCATCGGCAGATTGGTCGACGTTCGACACCGTGGGTGGATACCAGACAACTTCCGAGAATACTCTAGAATTCAAACCGGGAGTAGTATTAGATCGATTCAAGAACGAGAAAGATGGGGCCCCTACGAACGAGTGGCTAATAATCGACGAACTTAACCGAGCAGATATTGACAAAGCCTTCGGATCGCTATTTTCGGCGCTGACCGGCGAGACTGTCACACTCCCGTTTAATGGATCGGATGGTGAGCCGATACAAATTCTGGATGCATCGCGGTCGGATCAGGAGATCGGGCCTAGTCGATTCTACATTCCAAATGATTGGCAGATGCTCGCGACAATGAACACGCTCGATAAAACCTCACTCTACGAGATGAGTTACGCGTTCATGCGTCGGTGGGCGTTCGTTCCGGTCGGAGTTCCCGAACTCCCGCCACAAGAGGATGGTGACGATGCGGCGCTGCAGGCGTTGGTGGGAGAGTACGTTAGTGTGTGGTCGGAAACCAGCGATATACCCGAGGTTGAAGACCATTACGAACTAGTCGGTCGTATCTGGCGTGCAATTAATGAAGAGAGGGTGATTGGACCGGCAATTATCGAGGACATCTACACACACGTGGCGACGGCTTCGTCCCGGGACACTGCAGATTACGTCTCTCCACTCATTATGTATGTGTTTCCGCAACTGGAGGGGTTGCGACGAAATGAGTTGGAAAGATTACTCGGGCGATTAGAATCAATTGTGAGTGGAGATACGGAAGAGTTGTGGACGGTCGCACGCGATTTCTTCCAGATGGATCTCCAGCAAAACAACGAGGGATAA
- the queC gene encoding 7-cyano-7-deazaguanine synthase QueC, with amino-acid sequence MSNNKRAVILVSGGMDSATAVYEAIARGYEPYFLHTSYGQRTETKEYECANALANEVDAADFLHIETGHLSKIGASSLTDENMEVTDTDLKSDEIPTSYVPFRNANLVAMAISYAEANDCAAVFMGAHSEDFAGYPDCRPAFFDAFQKVIDVGTKPETEIDLVAPYVKWSKTNIAERGLELDVPYELTWSCYRDDEPACGTCDSCALRLEAFRNAGSRDPITYAERPSFSSD; translated from the coding sequence ATGAGTAACAACAAACGTGCAGTGATTCTGGTCTCCGGGGGTATGGACAGCGCAACCGCAGTCTACGAAGCGATTGCCCGTGGATACGAGCCATATTTCTTGCATACGTCATACGGACAGCGAACCGAGACCAAAGAATACGAGTGTGCAAACGCATTGGCGAATGAAGTTGACGCAGCGGACTTCCTCCATATTGAGACGGGCCATCTCTCGAAGATTGGGGCGTCAAGCCTTACTGACGAGAACATGGAAGTTACAGACACTGACCTCAAAAGCGATGAAATTCCTACGTCGTACGTCCCGTTTCGGAACGCGAATCTGGTAGCCATGGCTATCTCGTATGCCGAAGCAAACGACTGCGCAGCAGTGTTTATGGGTGCTCACTCGGAAGATTTCGCGGGGTATCCGGATTGTCGGCCAGCATTCTTTGATGCCTTTCAAAAGGTCATTGACGTCGGGACAAAACCCGAGACAGAAATCGACCTCGTCGCACCATATGTCAAGTGGTCGAAAACAAATATCGCCGAACGCGGTCTTGAGCTCGACGTCCCGTACGAACTCACGTGGTCGTGTTATCGGGACGACGAACCAGCGTGTGGGACGTGTGATTCCTGTGCTTTACGACTTGAGGCGTTCCGTAATGCTGGCTCGAGGGATCCAATCACGTACGCTGAACGACCTAGTTTCTCATCAGATTAG
- a CDS encoding 7-carboxy-7-deazaguanine synthase QueE, with protein MPVASDVSGLASDDDVEGEGLPINELFYSLQGEGKLAGVPSVFIRTSGCNLRCWFCDSYHTSWEPTGAWLSIDDIVDEVRGYENTDHVVLTGGEPMIHEQSVRLLDELAEYGYHTTVETNGTVYRDAAIDLASISPKLSSSTPIPTRDPKGDGEWEMRHEKRRINLEALANLIDEYDSQLKFVVTDPDDLSEIDELFDQIREEADTSVANDDVLLMPEGMTREELDEKRNDVAELAIERGYRYTPRLHVDLWNDEPGT; from the coding sequence ATGCCGGTTGCAAGTGATGTTTCAGGGCTCGCTTCTGATGACGACGTCGAGGGAGAGGGTCTGCCGATAAACGAACTCTTCTACTCGTTACAGGGAGAGGGTAAACTCGCCGGTGTCCCTTCAGTATTTATCAGGACATCCGGCTGCAATCTCAGGTGTTGGTTCTGTGACTCCTATCACACCTCATGGGAACCGACCGGAGCGTGGCTTTCGATTGACGATATCGTCGACGAAGTCCGTGGCTACGAAAATACCGACCACGTGGTTTTGACTGGCGGAGAGCCGATGATCCACGAGCAATCCGTTCGCCTCTTAGATGAATTAGCGGAGTACGGCTATCACACAACTGTCGAGACCAACGGCACCGTCTATCGAGATGCAGCGATTGATTTGGCGAGTATTAGCCCGAAACTCTCGAGCAGTACGCCCATACCAACCCGTGATCCGAAAGGAGACGGCGAATGGGAGATGCGCCACGAAAAACGGCGCATCAATCTTGAGGCGCTCGCAAACTTGATCGACGAGTACGATAGCCAATTGAAGTTCGTCGTTACCGACCCGGATGATCTGTCCGAAATTGACGAACTGTTCGACCAAATCCGAGAGGAGGCCGACACGAGCGTTGCCAACGACGATGTGTTACTGATGCCGGAAGGGATGACGCGAGAAGAATTGGACGAGAAACGAAACGACGTGGCTGAGTTGGCGATTGAACGTGGCTATCGCTACACGCCCCGATTGCACGTCGATTTGTGGAACGACGAACCAGGAACATGA
- a CDS encoding 6-pyruvoyl trahydropterin synthase family protein has product MTHSISQEDPDGLPLHASGERTLLIGEDRPIRISTGHRILHHDGKCARPHGHNYEITVEITGQLSDEGWVVDKGAVTDVIDHWDHRFIVQKGDPLIEAFEASGDADSLIILEHPPTAEVMAVLLEERMLETFPDNVSEVSVTVRETSELCATY; this is encoded by the coding sequence ATGACTCATAGCATATCTCAAGAGGATCCAGATGGCCTTCCTCTTCACGCATCTGGTGAGAGAACTCTTCTAATCGGCGAAGATAGACCGATACGAATCAGCACGGGTCATCGAATTCTACATCACGATGGTAAATGTGCACGGCCACATGGTCACAACTACGAAATCACCGTTGAAATCACCGGTCAGCTCTCCGATGAGGGCTGGGTTGTAGATAAAGGAGCCGTGACTGACGTCATCGACCACTGGGACCATCGATTTATCGTCCAAAAGGGAGATCCTCTAATCGAGGCGTTTGAAGCATCAGGAGACGCTGATTCGCTTATTATACTCGAGCACCCCCCAACGGCCGAAGTGATGGCGGTTCTCCTCGAGGAACGGATGCTCGAGACGTTCCCCGATAATGTATCGGAAGTTTCGGTGACCGTTCGAGAGACGAGTGAGCTCTGCGCTACGTACTGA
- a CDS encoding DUF429 domain-containing protein, with amino-acid sequence MSYIGVDWASKGWFAVSVNEGCIEELGFYPTIFNLWNQHSTADRILIDIPIGLCTDQRRECDVEAKEMLNPHRGSSLFYTPIRDAVQAENIEAAKAEQSDLDFSVQNQAWALVPRIREVDEFLAMFADELEPTQIRETHPEVCFAALNEGEPVSSKKKSKDGIDARLDLLESHLTNPRGKFEEAVETYTEPAYAPVIGKSKRDDILDAMVAALTAEQCGDDPSRLPRKTEPQVDEAREREIEIIYYPEVTQ; translated from the coding sequence ATGAGCTATATTGGCGTTGACTGGGCGTCGAAGGGATGGTTTGCAGTCAGCGTAAACGAGGGCTGCATCGAAGAACTCGGGTTCTATCCAACGATTTTCAATCTCTGGAATCAGCATTCGACGGCTGACCGGATACTTATCGATATCCCGATCGGGTTGTGTACCGATCAACGGCGGGAATGCGATGTAGAGGCCAAAGAGATGCTGAATCCCCATCGTGGAAGCAGTCTATTCTATACCCCTATCCGTGATGCCGTTCAGGCAGAGAATATTGAGGCGGCAAAGGCTGAGCAATCAGACCTCGATTTCAGTGTTCAGAATCAAGCGTGGGCACTCGTGCCTCGGATTCGAGAGGTGGACGAGTTCTTGGCAATGTTCGCTGACGAACTTGAGCCAACGCAAATAAGAGAGACGCATCCAGAGGTTTGTTTCGCTGCGCTCAACGAGGGTGAGCCGGTCTCGAGTAAGAAGAAATCGAAGGATGGGATTGATGCTCGCTTGGACCTTCTCGAGTCACACCTGACGAACCCTCGCGGGAAATTCGAAGAAGCTGTAGAGACGTACACGGAGCCAGCGTACGCACCCGTCATCGGAAAGAGCAAACGTGACGACATTCTCGATGCAATGGTCGCTGCCCTCACTGCAGAACAGTGCGGAGACGATCCCTCTCGACTCCCCCGGAAGACAGAGCCTCAAGTTGACGAGGCTCGCGAAAGGGAGATCGAAATAATCTACTATCCAGAAGTAACGCAGTAG